A window from Malacoplasma iowae encodes these proteins:
- the tmk gene encoding dTMP kinase, giving the protein MVKKVNFITFEGPDGSGKSTVSKKVFEKLVSYFKNEKEFILTREPGGTDIAEDIRKIILSKDIDKRTETLLFAASRNEHVKKKIIPAIENGKIVLCDRFIHSSLVYQGYFRDIGINEVLQVNKFGIGDFLPDLIFYLDVPVETSIKRLKELRENLDRMDFVSDKEIAKINDGYKIVLDLPNVYKINANREIDQIVDEIFSIIVSKV; this is encoded by the coding sequence ATGGTAAAAAAAGTAAATTTTATAACATTTGAAGGACCTGATGGTTCTGGTAAAAGCACAGTATCAAAAAAAGTATTTGAAAAATTAGTATCTTATTTTAAAAATGAAAAAGAATTTATTTTGACAAGAGAACCAGGCGGTACAGATATTGCTGAAGATATAAGAAAAATAATTTTATCTAAAGATATAGATAAAAGAACTGAAACATTACTTTTTGCAGCTTCTAGAAATGAACACGTTAAGAAAAAAATTATTCCAGCAATAGAAAATGGAAAAATTGTTCTATGTGATAGATTCATACATTCTTCGCTTGTTTATCAAGGTTATTTTAGAGATATAGGAATAAATGAAGTTTTGCAAGTAAATAAATTTGGAATTGGTGATTTTTTACCTGATTTAATTTTTTATTTAGATGTCCCAGTTGAGACATCTATTAAAAGATTAAAAGAATTAAGAGAAAATCTTGATCGAATGGATTTTGTTAGCGACAAAGAGATTGCAAAGATAAATGATGGGTATAAAATTGTTCTAGACTTACCAAATGTTTATAAGATAAATGCTAATAGAGAAATAGATCAAATAGTTGATGAAATATTTTCAATTATTGTTAGTAAGGTATAA
- a CDS encoding DNA polymerase III subunit delta': MNKNQIVNFLSKNKTSPIIFLEAPYSDVNSVLYGYIKSINCLNKSSGFFCGDCLQCKKIDNKSYFDLIELNGFQKNIIKEDVVQSIEKFKASALESTGNKFLIIKGIENANKSVCNSLLASIENPKTSTYYLFVSRNLEKIIPTIKSRCQILSLGSDKDQLIDRLMTLGINGTKIDKLLKMYNYYEDILISIENGEFEKIDSLYTRIIENNNDFANLKFILDDFKKLNHFEIELLINYFFNQSQSIKKIKLSELINDCRLKLNKTLIYNSLINIVHDRGNNE, translated from the coding sequence ATGAATAAAAATCAAATAGTAAATTTTTTATCAAAAAATAAAACAAGTCCCATTATATTTTTAGAAGCTCCATATAGTGATGTTAATTCTGTTTTGTATGGTTATATTAAATCAATTAATTGTTTAAACAAATCTAGTGGTTTTTTTTGTGGTGATTGTTTACAGTGTAAAAAAATCGATAATAAATCATATTTTGATTTAATTGAACTAAATGGTTTTCAAAAAAACATAATCAAAGAAGATGTTGTTCAGTCTATAGAAAAATTTAAAGCTAGCGCTTTAGAAAGTACTGGTAATAAATTTTTAATTATTAAAGGGATAGAAAATGCAAATAAATCAGTTTGTAACTCTCTTCTTGCTTCAATAGAAAACCCAAAAACAAGCACTTATTATTTATTTGTTTCAAGAAATTTAGAAAAAATTATTCCAACAATAAAAAGTAGATGCCAAATTTTAAGTCTTGGTTCAGATAAAGATCAATTAATTGATAGATTAATGACATTAGGAATAAATGGTACTAAAATAGATAAATTATTAAAAATGTACAACTATTATGAAGATATTTTAATTTCTATAGAAAATGGTGAGTTTGAAAAAATAGATAGTTTGTACACTCGAATTATTGAAAATAATAATGATTTTGCAAATCTGAAGTTTATTTTAGATGATTTTAAAAAATTAAATCATTTTGAAATTGAATTATTAATAAATTACTTTTTTAATCAAAGTCAGTCTATTAAAAAAATTAAACTATCTGAATTAATAAATGACTGTAGATTAAAACTTAATAAAACTTTAATATATAATTCTTTAATTAATATTGTTCATGATAGAGGTAATAATGAGTAA
- the mnmE gene encoding tRNA uridine-5-carboxymethylaminomethyl(34) synthesis GTPase MnmE — MSNTFVAVATPKIQSAIAIVRINGDKAYEIINKITKINVLKQDNSHQKVFLYDGDNVVDEVVLVKFVAPKSFTGDDLIEINCHGSVYVIDKIIELLLKNGARLAERGEFTKRSFINNKISLLQANSINNLVNATNSKMHKIALNGLISKNFSQFEMIKNDMFDVLGKIEVNIDYPEYDDVEVINNKSFSKYLKNIAKKIENIISTYESIKEIFKGIDVAIIGKPNVGKSSLLNALIKKDRAIISGTAGTTRDTINESIVINDILFNFIDTAGIRESKNKIEKIGIKKSFEASNKADFIFFVIDDSKKISPYEKTILNKIKDKRHVIIKNKSDLNKDANKEIKGINISAKKNDINNLIKYIKKTFVYDENILADNQFISTEEEKIQLQEILFIINELISDAEKNIPIDVLSINLNKAYRNLCSLTGEAKDFDLLDKLFKNFCLGK; from the coding sequence ATGAGTAATACATTTGTAGCAGTGGCTACTCCAAAAATTCAAAGTGCAATAGCAATAGTAAGGATTAACGGAGACAAAGCATATGAAATTATAAACAAAATAACAAAAATAAATGTTTTGAAGCAAGACAATTCTCATCAAAAAGTTTTTTTGTATGATGGTGATAATGTTGTTGATGAAGTTGTTCTTGTAAAATTTGTTGCTCCAAAATCTTTTACAGGTGATGATTTAATAGAAATTAATTGTCATGGAAGTGTTTATGTTATTGATAAAATAATTGAGTTACTTCTAAAAAATGGTGCAAGGCTTGCTGAAAGAGGTGAGTTTACTAAAAGATCTTTTATTAATAATAAAATATCTTTGTTACAAGCCAATTCTATCAATAACTTAGTTAATGCTACTAATTCTAAAATGCATAAAATCGCTTTAAATGGATTAATATCTAAAAATTTTAGTCAATTTGAAATGATCAAAAATGATATGTTTGATGTTCTTGGAAAAATTGAAGTCAATATTGACTATCCAGAATATGATGATGTTGAGGTTATTAATAATAAATCCTTTTCAAAATATTTAAAAAACATAGCTAAAAAAATTGAAAATATAATTTCAACATATGAGTCTATAAAAGAAATTTTTAAAGGAATAGATGTTGCAATTATTGGTAAACCAAATGTTGGTAAATCATCATTACTTAATGCTTTGATTAAAAAAGATAGAGCAATAATTTCTGGAACTGCTGGAACAACAAGAGACACAATCAATGAATCTATTGTTATTAATGACATTTTATTTAATTTTATTGATACAGCAGGAATTAGAGAATCAAAAAATAAAATTGAAAAAATAGGAATTAAAAAATCTTTTGAAGCATCAAATAAAGCTGATTTCATTTTTTTTGTAATTGATGATTCAAAAAAGATTTCTCCATATGAAAAAACAATACTTAATAAAATCAAAGATAAAAGACATGTTATTATTAAAAATAAATCAGATTTGAATAAAGATGCTAATAAAGAAATAAAAGGAATAAATATTTCAGCTAAAAAAAATGATATTAACAACCTTATAAAATACATTAAGAAAACTTTTGTTTATGATGAAAACATCCTTGCAGATAATCAATTCATATCAACAGAAGAAGAAAAAATTCAACTTCAAGAAATACTTTTTATAATTAATGAATTAATTTCTGATGCAGAAAAAAATATACCAATTGATGTATTATCAATCAATTTGAATAAAGCTTATAGAAACTTATGTAGTTTAACTGGTGAAGCAAAAGATTTTGATTTATTAGATAAACTTTTTAAAAATTTTTGCTTAGGTAAATAA
- a CDS encoding TatD family hydrolase, producing MKIKYYDTHSHINLEPQLSELENILKTMEDENTITNLIGVDIESSKSSIELSRKYPNILKCAIGFHPESVDVYKENMDEVINQLEDLIKNNLDIIVAIGEIGLDYTYDNFDKNLQKYLFKKQIELAIKYDLPINIHNRDASDDVIEILKEYNYKKVMIHCFYLNYEYAKKFLDINCFLSIPGMVTFKNKSLNEFRECIKHIPIEKMVVETDSPYLTPEPFRGKMNYPYYVKYVVEKIAEIKEMDVEEARKILLNNSLNFFKIKSN from the coding sequence ATGAAAATAAAATATTATGACACACATTCTCACATAAACTTAGAGCCACAACTAAGTGAACTTGAAAATATTTTAAAGACAATGGAAGATGAAAATACAATAACAAATCTTATAGGTGTTGATATTGAAAGTTCTAAAAGTTCAATAGAACTTTCAAGAAAGTATCCCAATATTTTAAAATGTGCTATTGGCTTTCATCCAGAATCTGTTGATGTATATAAAGAAAATATGGATGAAGTTATTAATCAATTAGAAGATCTTATAAAAAACAATCTTGATATTATTGTTGCTATTGGAGAAATTGGTTTAGATTATACTTATGATAATTTTGATAAAAATTTACAAAAATATCTTTTCAAAAAACAAATAGAATTAGCAATAAAATATGATTTGCCAATTAACATTCATAATCGTGATGCTTCAGATGATGTAATTGAAATTTTAAAAGAATACAATTACAAAAAAGTTATGATTCATTGTTTTTATTTAAATTATGAATATGCTAAAAAGTTTTTAGACATCAATTGTTTTTTATCTATTCCTGGAATGGTTACATTTAAAAATAAAAGTTTAAATGAATTTAGAGAATGTATTAAACACATTCCAATTGAAAAAATGGTTGTAGAAACAGATTCTCCATATCTTACACCAGAACCATTTAGGGGAAAAATGAATTATCCATATTATGTAAAATATGTTGTTGAAAAAATAGCTGAAATAAAAGAAATGGATGTTGAAGAAGCTAGAAAAATATTATTAAACAATTCTTTAAATTTTTTCAAAATTAAATCTAATTAA
- a CDS encoding WG repeat-containing protein, translating to MNNIKQYYKFKVNNKYGFKDLDNKVIIDFEFDDVTNFINDLVWLKKTNKWFLYNIKDKNELLSSDQIYFFGNEISIVLIKNTHYIFYNLENKKIKINFEVVNVQNNMFIKIKNKEQYNFLDFNLNLVFKNWYDDIDYIEHGYFCTTTKNKKTIINIKEEKVIDNYFEDINIESKDFFKVKSNDKWIFIDKLGGEYDLSKIYNFDFGVFKNLHLNFKAKNKSGFLNQFFEIKFKKKFEICSHVIDGYVIVKKYDRYGVVNMKGRYIIKPIYNFIEYDEKNVFYAERKNCSTYLTTSGTELFKIN from the coding sequence ATGAATAACATTAAACAATATTATAAATTTAAAGTTAACAATAAATACGGTTTCAAAGACTTAGATAATAAAGTTATCATAGATTTTGAGTTTGATGACGTTACAAACTTCATTAATGACTTGGTATGACTTAAAAAAACCAACAAATGATTTCTTTACAACATAAAAGACAAAAATGAACTTTTATCAAGTGATCAAATTTATTTTTTTGGCAATGAGATATCTATTGTTTTAATAAAAAACACTCATTACATTTTCTATAATTTAGAAAACAAAAAAATAAAAATTAATTTTGAGGTTGTAAATGTTCAAAATAATATGTTTATAAAAATTAAAAATAAAGAACAATATAATTTTTTAGATTTTAATCTAAATCTAGTATTTAAAAATTGATATGATGACATTGATTATATAGAACATGGTTATTTTTGTACAACAACTAAAAATAAAAAAACAATTATAAACATAAAAGAAGAAAAAGTTATTGATAATTATTTTGAAGACATAAACATTGAATCAAAAGATTTTTTCAAAGTTAAATCTAATGACAAATGAATATTTATTGATAAATTAGGTGGGGAATATGATTTATCAAAAATTTATAATTTTGATTTTGGAGTTTTCAAAAATTTACATTTAAACTTTAAAGCTAAAAATAAATCTGGTTTTTTAAACCAATTTTTTGAAATAAAATTCAAAAAGAAATTTGAAATATGTTCTCATGTAATCGATGGATATGTAATTGTAAAAAAATATGATCGTTATGGTGTTGTTAATATGAAAGGTAGATATATTATTAAACCCATATACAATTTCATTGAATATGATGAAAAAAATGTATTTTATGCAGAAAGAAAAAACTGCTCCACATATTTAACTACAAGTGGAACAGAATTATTTAAAATTAATTAG
- a CDS encoding VOC family protein: MNFSINHFNINVTDLKKSIEFYKKHLGLNFCREIIDPNGEYHIVYLSNKNNVVFIELTWIKSKVGKYNLGDNEFHIAFTTNDYESAYKKHKESGVVVFENKEMGIYFIVDPDGYWLEILPENKK, translated from the coding sequence ATGAATTTTTCAATCAATCATTTTAATATCAATGTTACTGATTTAAAAAAATCAATTGAATTTTATAAAAAACATTTAGGGTTAAATTTTTGCAGAGAGATAATAGACCCTAATGGTGAATATCATATAGTTTATTTATCTAACAAAAATAATGTGGTTTTCATCGAATTAACATGAATAAAATCAAAGGTGGGAAAATATAATTTAGGTGATAATGAATTTCATATTGCCTTTACAACAAACGATTATGAATCTGCATATAAAAAACACAAAGAAAGTGGTGTTGTTGTGTTTGAAAACAAAGAAATGGGAATATATTTTATAGTTGATCCAGATGGGTATTGACTTGAAATATTACCTGAAAATAAAAAGTAA
- a CDS encoding flavodoxin domain-containing protein, which produces MENLVIVYGSSSGHTKEVADKIFSKLKDSYNVSIFDIKTLTEDQLEKINSANYVIFGTSTWGIGDLQDDWDIYDFNKINVENKKVAIFGLGDCIVFSFTFCDAIKKMYDILTNKKAVIVGSFENCGYTFDKSESFIDDKFLGLALDIDNFPDIVDQNIDNWIQKLKLEFN; this is translated from the coding sequence ATGGAAAATTTAGTAATAGTATATGGAAGTTCATCAGGACATACAAAAGAAGTTGCTGACAAAATTTTTTCAAAATTAAAAGATAGTTATAATGTATCAATTTTTGATATTAAAACATTAACAGAAGATCAACTAGAAAAAATTAATTCTGCAAATTATGTAATTTTTGGAACATCAACTTGAGGGATTGGTGACTTACAAGATGATTGGGATATTTATGACTTTAATAAAATTAATGTTGAAAACAAAAAAGTAGCAATTTTTGGATTGGGTGATTGCATAGTTTTCTCATTTACTTTTTGTGACGCTATAAAGAAAATGTATGATATTTTAACAAACAAAAAAGCTGTTATTGTAGGTAGTTTTGAAAATTGTGGATATACATTTGATAAATCAGAATCTTTTATTGATGATAAATTTTTAGGTTTAGCTTTAGATATTGATAACTTCCCTGATATTGTTGATCAAAACATTGATAATTGGATTCAAAAATTAAAATTAGAATTTAATTAA
- a CDS encoding catalase — protein sequence MNEYKKYKLTTADGQPVENDNSSITGNVRGKTYTFLEDKHLVEKLAHFVRERIPERVVHAKGAGAHGYFLCTRDMSKYTKAKLFTQLNKKTPLFIRFSTVGGEAGSADSARDPRGFAIKFYTEEGNYDLVGNNTPIFFLRDGIKFPDFIHTQKRDPKTHLKDPNMFWDFLSLTPESLHQVTILMSDRGTPMTYRHMHGFGSHAFMWYTNEKNYVWVKYHIKSDQGIKNWVNESSIRMAGENPDFATQDLFEAIEKGDYPSWTVYVQIMNPSDVENFDYDPFDVTKVWYHSQYPLIEIGKIVLDKNPENYFAEVEQIAFSPARFVPGIYSSPDKMLYARLFSYEDAQRYRLGTNYQQIPVNTPKCACPYSNQRDGYMTVNGNYGSLPNYQPSTLKGASYVDDSDKVPQIDMNGVVKGRFNYPLEDVDFVQPGLLFDKVMDDAKRSRLIHNTASTLKLADVSIQYRWTALCYKASVNYGTMLANALGIDVNKVKSLSLMTQEERVKNTLPLNA from the coding sequence ATGAATGAATACAAAAAATATAAATTGACAACAGCTGACGGCCAGCCTGTAGAAAACGATAATAGTTCTATCACTGGTAATGTTAGAGGTAAAACTTATACATTTTTAGAAGATAAACATCTTGTAGAAAAATTAGCACATTTTGTTAGAGAAAGAATTCCAGAACGTGTAGTTCATGCAAAAGGTGCAGGTGCTCATGGATATTTTTTATGTACAAGAGATATGTCAAAATATACAAAAGCAAAATTATTTACTCAATTAAATAAAAAAACACCATTGTTTATTAGATTTTCAACAGTTGGTGGTGAAGCTGGAAGTGCAGATTCAGCTAGAGACCCTAGAGGTTTTGCAATCAAATTTTACACAGAAGAAGGAAATTATGATTTAGTTGGTAACAACACTCCTATTTTCTTTTTAAGAGATGGAATAAAATTTCCTGACTTTATTCACACTCAAAAAAGAGATCCTAAAACTCACTTAAAAGATCCAAATATGTTTTGGGACTTTCTATCTTTAACTCCTGAATCTTTACATCAAGTTACTATCTTAATGTCTGATAGAGGAACACCTATGACTTATAGACATATGCATGGTTTTGGTAGTCATGCATTTATGTGATATACAAATGAAAAAAACTATGTTTGAGTTAAATATCACATTAAATCAGATCAAGGTATTAAAAACTGAGTTAATGAATCATCAATAAGAATGGCTGGTGAAAACCCAGACTTTGCAACTCAAGATTTATTTGAAGCAATTGAAAAAGGTGATTATCCAAGTTGAACAGTTTATGTTCAAATCATGAACCCAAGTGATGTTGAAAATTTTGATTATGACCCTTTTGATGTGACAAAAGTTTGATATCACAGCCAATATCCTTTAATTGAAATTGGTAAAATTGTTTTAGATAAAAATCCAGAAAATTATTTTGCTGAAGTTGAACAAATTGCTTTCTCACCAGCTAGATTTGTTCCAGGAATTTATTCTTCTCCAGATAAAATGTTATATGCAAGATTATTTAGTTATGAAGATGCACAAAGATATAGATTGGGAACAAATTACCAACAAATACCAGTTAATACTCCTAAATGTGCATGTCCTTATTCAAACCAAAGAGATGGTTACATGACAGTTAATGGAAATTATGGTTCACTACCAAATTATCAACCATCAACTTTAAAAGGAGCATCATATGTTGATGACAGTGATAAAGTTCCACAAATTGATATGAATGGTGTTGTTAAGGGTAGATTTAATTATCCATTAGAAGATGTTGATTTTGTTCAACCAGGATTACTTTTTGATAAAGTGATGGATGATGCTAAAAGAAGCAGATTAATCCACAATACTGCAAGCACTCTTAAATTAGCTGATGTTTCTATCCAATACAGATGAACTGCTTTATGTTACAAAGCTAGTGTAAATTATGGAACAATGCTTGCAAATGCTTTGGGTATTGATGTAAACAAAGTTAAAAGTTTGTCATTAATGACACAAGAAGAACGTGTTAAAAATACCTTGCCATTAAACGCATAA
- a CDS encoding AEC family transporter — protein sequence MNVKDTLISTLTNTDLWAAIVSTIGIIALGYILVKVKVFKQEWKGIMNSIVLKVALPALALSGFMSNISITQLKQQGVILGIGFLFYIVFDVIALVWVKFFPKLLPKKFSKKSQLQFEQQNGVIVDNNVSNEVLTHQEETDAKRGLVMWMMLIFGSTTFFGLPIIKELYPKDGVIAANLWNVPYRIFLYSLCFMVMAGLKFDKENIVKSCKTAFLNPIVICTFIGIILWLTQLIPGASNFGKNFTIVSGTGGNGWFNWSVTMPYLYKPINTIGGLSSPLVWLSIGITLAGTKLIDSVKDKWVWIFSMEKLILVPLIIFLVMLGLVSSGIVSKEVAIPMIIFAATPPATVVIAYSMQYKVCEKFSSQCSALCTLLVIIFIPLWIIIGDVVFSAVAPRTAVQQFSIANSLIV from the coding sequence ATGAATGTAAAAGATACATTGATAAGTACTTTGACTAACACTGATCTTTGAGCAGCTATTGTTTCAACAATTGGAATAATAGCATTGGGTTATATATTGGTTAAAGTAAAAGTATTTAAACAAGAGTGGAAAGGTATAATGAATTCCATAGTTCTTAAAGTAGCATTACCAGCTTTAGCTTTAAGTGGATTCATGAGTAATATAAGTATCACTCAATTAAAGCAACAAGGTGTGATATTAGGTATAGGATTTTTATTTTATATAGTATTTGATGTTATTGCCTTGGTTTGGGTTAAATTTTTTCCTAAGTTATTACCTAAAAAATTTTCAAAAAAGAGTCAACTTCAATTTGAACAACAAAATGGAGTTATAGTAGATAATAATGTTTCAAACGAAGTTTTAACACATCAAGAAGAAACTGATGCAAAAAGAGGCTTAGTGATGTGAATGATGTTAATTTTTGGTAGTACAACATTTTTTGGTTTACCAATAATTAAAGAACTTTATCCTAAAGATGGGGTAATTGCAGCTAATTTATGAAATGTACCATATAGAATATTTTTATATTCTTTGTGTTTCATGGTTATGGCAGGATTAAAATTTGATAAAGAAAATATTGTAAAATCTTGTAAAACTGCATTTTTAAATCCAATTGTAATTTGTACTTTTATTGGAATTATTTTGTGATTGACACAATTAATACCAGGTGCTTCAAATTTTGGAAAAAACTTTACAATTGTTTCAGGAACTGGTGGCAACGGATGATTTAATTGATCTGTAACAATGCCATATTTATATAAACCAATTAATACAATTGGTGGGTTATCAAGTCCTTTGGTTTGATTATCTATTGGTATAACTTTAGCTGGAACTAAATTAATTGATTCAGTAAAAGATAAATGAGTTTGAATTTTTTCAATGGAAAAATTAATTCTAGTTCCATTAATTATATTCTTAGTTATGCTTGGTTTAGTTTCTAGTGGAATAGTTTCTAAAGAGGTTGCTATTCCAATGATTATATTTGCAGCAACACCACCTGCAACTGTTGTTATAGCATATTCAATGCAATATAAAGTTTGTGAAAAATTCTCATCACAATGTTCAGCTTTATGTACTTTATTAGTTATTATTTTTATTCCGTTATGAATAATAATTGGAGATGTTGTATTTTCAGCTGTTGCACCAAGAACTGCAGTTCAACAATTTTCAATAGCTAATAGCTTGATTGTTTAA
- a CDS encoding NAD(P)-dependent oxidoreductase, with protein MKVICFGVREVEKPIFEKYNKNFGYELTLKSESLSIDNIDLIKGNDAIICRASDKITKDVLDKIKENNIEYVLTRTVGIDHIDVQYAKQLGFKMARVPSYSPTAIAEVAVSMAISLSRKILHFANKSISYDFSFDNVGFAKELKNSVVGILGTGKIGYETAKMFYGLGAKVIGYDPYINQEAKKILEYKSLDEVIKESDIISVHIPFIKGQNEKMINKDFINKMKDGSIIINCSRGQIQDDAAILESLKSNKLFGAGLDVLYDEKQYFGKKINSIDDPVVKELLGLYPRVLITPHIGSYTDEAVANMVEISYKNLEEFVKTGDCKNKI; from the coding sequence ATGAAGGTTATATGTTTTGGTGTTAGAGAAGTTGAAAAACCAATATTTGAAAAATATAACAAAAATTTTGGGTATGAACTAACTTTAAAAAGTGAATCATTATCAATAGATAACATTGACTTAATAAAAGGTAATGATGCAATAATTTGTAGAGCAAGTGATAAAATCACAAAAGATGTATTAGATAAAATAAAAGAAAATAACATAGAATATGTATTAACTAGAACTGTTGGAATTGATCATATTGATGTTCAATATGCAAAACAATTGGGTTTCAAAATGGCAAGAGTACCAAGTTATTCTCCAACAGCAATTGCTGAAGTTGCTGTTTCTATGGCTATTTCTTTAAGTCGTAAAATATTACATTTTGCAAACAAATCAATTTCTTATGATTTTAGTTTTGATAATGTTGGTTTTGCAAAAGAACTTAAAAATTCTGTAGTAGGAATTTTAGGAACTGGAAAAATTGGTTATGAAACAGCAAAAATGTTTTATGGCTTAGGGGCTAAAGTGATAGGTTATGATCCATATATTAATCAAGAAGCAAAAAAGATTCTTGAATATAAGTCCTTGGATGAAGTTATTAAAGAATCAGATATTATTTCAGTTCACATTCCATTTATCAAAGGTCAAAATGAAAAAATGATTAACAAAGATTTTATTAATAAAATGAAAGATGGATCAATAATTATTAATTGTTCAAGAGGACAAATTCAAGATGATGCAGCAATATTAGAATCATTAAAATCAAATAAATTATTTGGTGCGGGTCTTGATGTTTTATATGATGAAAAGCAATATTTTGGAAAGAAAATAAATAGTATTGATGATCCAGTTGTAAAAGAATTATTAGGATTGTATCCAAGAGTATTAATAACTCCACATATTGGAAGTTATACAGATGAAGCTGTTGCAAATATGGTTGAAATATCATATAAAAACTTAGAAGAATTTGTGAAAACTGGGGATTGCAAAAACAAGATTTAA